The following coding sequences lie in one Bos taurus isolate L1 Dominette 01449 registration number 42190680 breed Hereford chromosome 28, ARS-UCD2.0, whole genome shotgun sequence genomic window:
- the CHST3 gene encoding carbohydrate sulfotransferase 3 isoform X1, whose protein sequence is MEKGLSLPQDCRHFLHSLRMRSKYALFLAFVVVVFVFIEKENKIISRVSDKLKQIPQSLVDANSTDPALVLAENASLLSLSELDSAFLQLQSRLRNLSLQLGMEPAEEAEEEQTLEAEEEWEQLEPRPPAEAPPRRHVLLMATTRTGSSFVGEFFNQQGNIFYLFEPLWHIERTVSFEQGGANAAGSALVYRDVLKQLFLCDLYILEHFIIPAPEDHLTQFVFRRGSSRSLCEDPVCTPLVKKVFEKYPCKNRRCGPLNMTLAAEACRRKEHMAIKAVRIRQLEFLQPLAEDPRLDLRVIQLVRDPRAVLASRMVAFADKYETWKNWLAKGQDQLREEEVLRLKGNCESIRLSAELGLRQPAWLRGRYMLVRYEDVALRPLQKAQEMYRFAGIPLTPQVEDWIQKNTQAAHDGIYSTQKNSSEQFEKWRFSMPFKLAQVVQAACGPAMRLFGYKPVQDAASLSNRSVSLLEERGTFWVT, encoded by the exons ATGGAGAAAGGATTGTCTTTGCCCCAGGACTGCCGACATTTTCTGCACAGCCTGAGAATGAGGAGCAAATATGCCCTTTTCCTGgcttttgtggtggtggtttttgtcttcattgaaaaggaaaataaaatcatatcaaG GGTCTCAGACAAGCTGAAGCAGATCCCCCAATCCCTGGTAGATGCCAATAGCACCGACCCAGCCCTGGTCTTGGCCGAGAACGCATCCCTCTTGTCACTGAGTGAGCTGGATTCGGCCTTCCTGCAGCTGCAGAGCCGCCTGCGAAACCTCAGTCTGCAACTGGGCATGGAGCCAGCAGAGGAGGCCGAGGAGGAGCAGACGCTGGAGGCGGAAGAGGAGTGGGAGCAGCTGGAACCCCGCCCACCCGCCGAGGCCCCGCCCCGGCGCCACGTGCTCCTCATGGCCACTACTCGCACTGGTTCCTCGTTTGTGGGTGAGTTTTTCAATCAGCAGGGCAATATCTTCTACCTCTTCGAGCCGCTGTGGCACATCGAGCGCACGGTGTCCTTCGAGCAGGGTGGCGCCAACGCCGCGGGCTCAGCCCTGGTCTACCGCGACGTGCTCAAGCAGCTTTTCCTGTGCGACCTGTACATCCTGGAGCATTTCATCATCCCGGCGCCCGAGGACCACCTGACCCAGTTCGTGTTCCGCCGGGGCTCCAGCCGCTCCCTCTGCGAGGACCCCGTCTGCACGCCCCTCGTCAAGAAGGTCTTCGAGAAGTATCCCTGCAAGAACCGCCGCTGTGGCCCTCTCAACATGACACTGGCCGCTGAAGCCTGCCGCCGCAAGGAGCATATGGCCATCAAGGCCGTCCGCATCAGGCAACTGGAGTTCCTCCAGCCGCTGGCCGAGGACCCCCGTCTCGACCTGCGCGTCATCCAGCTGGTGCGCGACCCCCGCGCTGTGCTGGCCTCCCGCATGGTGGCCTTCGCGGACAAGTACGAGACCTGGAAGAACTGGCTGGCCAAGGGACAGGACCAGCTGAGGGAGGAGGAGGTGCTGCGGCTGAAGGGCAACTGTGAGAGCATCCGCCTATCCGCCGAGTTGGGCCTGAGGCAGCCGGCTTGGCTGCGGGGCCGCTACATGCTGGTGCGCTACGAGGACGTGGCCCTCCGGCCGCTGCAGAAGGCCCAGGAGATGTATCGCTTTGCAGGCATCCCCCTAACCCCGCAGGTGGAGGACTGGATCCAGAAGAACACCCAAGCGGCCCACGATGGCATCTACTCCACGCAGAAGAACTCCTCGGAACAGTTTGAGAAGTGGCGCTTCAGCATGCCCTTCAAGCTGGCGCAGGTGGTGCAGGCCGCCTGCGGCCCGGCCATGCGCCTCTTCGGCTACAAGCCGGTGCAGGATGCCGCCTCGCTCTCCAACCGCTCCGTCAGCCTGCTGGAGGAGCGCGGCACCTTCTGGGTCACGTAG